The Rhinolophus sinicus isolate RSC01 linkage group LG17, ASM3656204v1, whole genome shotgun sequence DNA segment GTCTTCTTTACCGAGTCTCCCTTGtcccttttctgtctctgttaCAGTTGCAGAGACCTTTGCAATGTATTTTTTCAGAGCCAGCCTTGCATCTGAAAGAATaagacagtaaaagacacaataatatgacaaagaccaaaaaaaagaaatatgctcaACTGTTTCAAATGtgctattttatattataaaaagacTGTATGTAGGAGATTTTGTATGGTTGTTTTCATTGAATTTGAAGAAAGATTAACACTCAACCAACACAGCACTTTGGGGCACTCACTATGTTCCTAGAAtttttgaagaacaaataaatataagatgTGACACCTGATCCCAAAGAGAccatattctattaaaatatctactgtggagaaaggaacaaaaaagacatTTCCAATACACAAACTGTCGCTTGCTTTACTCTTCTTGATCcttcaaaataaatctaaaaagtgctttccttttaaaaaaaaagtgtttaaagtaATCCCATTTACCATAGCACCCGTAGTAATATCACAACATTTGCAAGATCCATTTAGATAAAATTGTAACActttgagagaaataaaactcGATAAATTGGATGGCTTATCACTTTCCTAGATGGAACAACTGAATATTATAAATTGTCGATTAGCCCCACATTAACTGAACAGTGATGTATTTGTTTCCCGTGGCTGCTAGAACAAATTGTCACAAATTCAGTGCCTTAACACAACACATGTTTATCCTCTTAGagtctagaggccagaagtctgacaTCAGCTCTGCTAAGAAGTCAATGTGCTGGCAGGGCTGACTCCTTCCGTGGGCTCtgaggggagaatccattttcttgcctttttcagcCTCTCGCGGCCGTCTGTACTCCTTGGCTCTCCCTCCACCTTTAGcacacatcactccaatctctactTCTATCAGGtcaccttctcctcttctgtgtcCTCCTCTCACTTAcaataaggacacttgtgattatatTTAGGTCCCACCTGGGCAATTCAGAATAATCCCTggtctcaagatccttaatttaaggctatgcagagtcccttttgccatCTGAGGTAACATTCAGAAGTTCCAGGGATAGGACCTAAATATCATTGGTGGCCCTTTTTCAGCCTACCACATTCTGCTCTCTGGCCTTCCAAAATTCACAGCTATCCAACATACAAAATACACTTACCCCATCCCAACATCCCAAAGTTTCAACCCATGACATCAGTCTGTGTCCTGATGCTCATCTAAAACAGCATCCGCTCAAGAGTCTCCAATCTCATCATCTAAATCATCTCAGCAAGATATGGGTGAGACCTTCCATCCTGGGGTAAAATTCCTCTCCCACCTATAGACCTGTGACACTAGAAAACAGGTTCTCTACTCCCAAACTACAGTGGTGCACAGGTACAGAGTAACATTAGTAGATACTGCCCATcaaaaggggagaaaatggaaggaaaaacagAGTCACCCATCCCAAGCGATTCTGAAATCCCACGGGGCAAATTCCATCAGGTGTCAAGGCCTGGGAATAAGCCCTTGTGGTGAGGCTCCATCCCCTTGGTCTGCGGCTCCAGCCCGAGTCGTCCTTCCTTTTTCACGAAAGGTAGCCCATTTCTTGCAGCTCAATCATTTTATCAGTCATTTCCTGCCTGGAGAGTTTTGGGAGTCTGGCAGCCTTTTTTCACGTtgtcctctctctgtccctctatCCAAACTGGCAATGTTCCCACTAGTGTGACATCCTCAAATAAACCTTGTGAGTCTCTCTGCATGTCACGAAGATTCATTCATTAGACAAGAGGCTTCTCCACGGGTCCCCTCTTGGACAGTGTCATTCTGTCCCTGACTTCCACTGGGATGGCAGTGGGGACCCATGAGTCACAGGCCTCATCTCTTCAGCACTGGCAAAGCACTGCCCAGCCCCAGCCATGCTAGGCTTTCCCTTCAGCGCTCTGGTTCCCGGCAGCGAATCTCTGAATTTTAGCACTTTCGCAATCTGGACGGGCTGACAAGTTCCCAAAGCATCAAGTCCTGTTTCCCCGGTGCATCATGGGTTCTTCCCTCAAGTCACCTTTCTCCTCTGACATTTCACTATAAGCAACAGGAAGAAATCAAGCCATGCCTTCAACACTTTGCCTGCAAATCTCTTCAGCTAAATGTCCAAGTTCATCACGTACAAGGTCTGTGCTCCTTATGATGGCAGGACACAATTCAGCTGTTTTCTGCCACCAGGGGACAGTTTCCAATACCAGGTTCCTCATTTCCCTCTGAGCCCTCGCCAGCAGCACCTTGAATGGCCTTATTTCCAACAACAGTCTGCTCACGGCCATCTAGGGTTTTTCCAACATGCCCCTCAAAATTCTCCCAGGTACCCACCACCCAATTCCAGAGTCGCTTCCACATATTTAGGCATCTGTGCTAGCCGTTCCACACTTCCAGGTACCagcatctgtattagtttcccacggctgctgtaacaaattgccacaaactggatggcttaaaacagcactaatttattctttcacagttctggaggccagaagtccgcAATCAGTGTCACTGGACTAACATCAAGGCATTGGCAGGGCTGactccttctggaagctctaaggAAAAAACCCATCCCTTAGCGCCTAGCGATTGTTTATAGTCCTCAACTTGTGGCCCCTTCCAAACCTTCGAAGTGCATCACCCCACCCTCTGCTTCCAGCATCACACCAGCTTCTCTTCTGTATCAAACagccctcttctttcctcttataaggacacttgtgactgtatttagggcccacctggataatccaggataatctcccaatGTCAAGATCCTTAACCAAATCATATCTGCAAAGCTTCTTCTGCCCTATAATAGTCACGGGTTCCAGCGACCGTTACCCGGgtatctttgggggccattgtCCAGCCTACCATCACCAGTAGACGCAATCTTGTAaaattccaaacagaaaattttgAGAGGCTTAATGAAATCACTCTAAAGCTCAGCTGTATCACCTATAGTACCTAACAATCTCTCTAAGCGTCGTCTGCATATCGGTAAAGTAGACATAATACAAGTACCTTCCAGAGTCAAATTCGGACCCACATCTGGAATAGTATTAATGTGTATGGACCAGCTAACCAGTCTTCTTGCTTCCAGCCCTTCACAGCTTCAAACCCATCATTTACGTGGCGAACGGAATGAATGACCTAAACTGGAATCCAAGGTTTAGGTTTTGGCTCCACTAGTTGGATGACGTGGAGTCAGTGGTTTCCACAAATTTCAACAGAGGATGAAGTTTAGGGGAAGAATTAGTTGGACGAGGGAACTAAGGGACTTGCCATGAAACTGCATTTGTGTAACAAGCACACTGATTTTATTGAGAGCACACATGTATTTGGGGCGGCTTGGTAGAGACAGGCGATTACTGCAAACATCCTCTAAATGCCCCCATACCTGTCTCGGTCCATTCAGGCCACCATagcaaaacaccacagactggccAGCTTAAAGCTATAGAAACGTAGTTTTCACATTTCGGGGGGCTGGGTAATCCAAGATCACGGCACCGACTTGGTTGCaagtctggtgagagccctcttcctccATGGCCAGGACCTtctactgtgtcctcacatggtggaaggggctggGGAGCTCTGCGGGGAATTTTTgataagaacactaatcccattcctgagggctccatcctcatgtcCTGTGCAGCTCTCAGCACCATCATACTGGGCATGAGGATTCCAACATGTGACTTcggggaggacacaaacattgaGATGACAACAATACGTTAACCTTctaacctcagtttccccatctataaaatgtaaGTAATAGAGAACAGCGCTCACAGGGTTGTCACAAGGATGGAACAAAATGCAGTACAATGCATGCAAATatcttggcacagtgcctggtacgcAGTAATGCACTCAATACGCTGATGTCATGCTTCtcctcaaaattataaatgacacCCTATGGATTATAGACTAAAATACAGGGACCTCCACAATCAATGTAGCTACAAGCTACCTTTCCAGCTTTATTCCTTCCAATGCTCATCCCGAAAGCCTATCCATTATTTACTTCCTATTACTGTCCCCAGATGTCAACATGGCCCACTCCTTCAGTTCCTTGGGTCTCTGCTCAAGCACCATCGTATCAGAGAGGGCTTTCCTGACTGCCCTCTGTAAAagaacacacacactcactcattcacttgCTGGCAACTTCATAACCCCCGTACCACTCTATTTTTCTCTACAGCATTCCATAGATACAGATTTAGGTAGATGTTATTTTCTATGTCTCCCTACTAGAAAGTAAACTCCATGCACAGAAAGATTGTTTGTGCCTAGTTGTATATGCATTGATCCTAGAACACAGGAGATACTCAATAAACATCTGTCATATGAATGTTGACACAAACTGTCTTTGCTTATTAAGTTTCCTCAACCTCAGATGCCCTACTCGCATCGCCGCCCACCAAACTTCTACTCATTTCTCATAGCTTACTTAAACACACTTCTATGAAACTCCTTATTTCCCCCGGTAGAGCTCGTTGCTCTAGCAACTGTTACATGACTATAATTAGCTCTCATTTTTGTCTGCAGTATCTTGgaacttttattatctttttttttttttttttttgcttctacCTCTAGATTGTTAAGATCCTCAAAGGCAGGGtctctgtctcatttttttatCACGTACCATGCCACGCTATCTTACCATCTCATCTTTTTTCTCACACACCATGCCACATTGCCCACCTCTCACCCACTACCTAATAGCACCACATTGCCACCAAAGGGACACAAGTTAAAAGGGGGAGGCACCCAGTAGTTGCTTAACTATTTGAAGGGAAGGACCACTCAGAGTGAAAAAATAGAAGCAGAATGTAGGTTGTGTGAAATGGTCTAGCAAGAGGTATTTTTTAAGCAGATGTAAAACTGCCACACTTCAAAAGGGTTGGAAGAGATATAGGTAAGTTGTTTCCATGAAATTCCATTAATAGGACTACAGTTTGAATTTATTAGCTAGCAAAATATTAGTAAagtcttcatttttcattaaatggGAGATGTTCAAACCATTCtggcaaaaagcaagaaaacaaaacgtATCCCTGAGAAACCCAAGTGACTGCTAGGTAACACCTGTTAGTTCCAGTGTGGTTCTTTATGACATCACTGAGTCTATCCTTGAGTCACTAGGACTATGTGACAATGATTGTCAGTATATGTTTCTCAAAATAGGAAGATTATCTTAAATGTCTCAATCGGAGCACCACCCTCACTAATACCGAGGGCACTTCTGCTGTCTCTGACCATGTTTTCGGCTATAGATTTGTTTTGTCCCAATTGAGAAAGAAAGATGTCCATTCAAGGAATAGCTCTGATTTTTCCTCTGCTGTTTCTCTGCTTCTTAAGGGAGAGCTTCTGCATTTGCGATGGAACTATCTGGACAAAGGTTGGATGGGAGATTTTTCCAGAAGAAATGCATTATCTGAAAGTTAAGCCTTCTCCATCTCACTGTCTACCTTACCCTATGAACAAACTGTGCTGCGATTTTGCTAATATGGATATATTTCAGGATTGCTTACATCTCATGTATATTTTAGCACAAGCTCTCTTTTTAATCCTGTCTGTTTTATCTGTGCATTATCTCTTGGTGAAAtggaagaaacacaagaaaaaggTGAATTAGTGATGCAAGCAGCAATAGTTATAGAATATCAGAGTTTAAAACACAAGATTATCAGCTTCTATGAGGGAAAGTACCACgtcttatttctctttgtaaccccctttcccccctccccccacccggCACCTGCCATTCACCCCCACTAAGTATCTAGCGGTGTCTTGTAGATACTCGGTGCCCGAAAATATGTACTGAGGTAGAAAGTCCTTAAAATAATCCAGTCGAATCCCTCTGTTTCAAGGCACAACACATATCAGGAAAGTAGTGAGCTCTAATGAGTAGAATGTATAGGAATTGCAGGTACGTCTGGGTGCTGAGATGAGTCATCTGACCTTCCTCAGCTGcctcatccacaaaataaagGGTCTGCAACAAGAGATCTGTTAGATCTCTTCCAGATCTATCTAAGAAGACTACGTATATAAAAATTGGCATGTATTCTTTTAAACGGACTGTACACTAATTTCTGGTGTTCGCAGAACTTGCGGGCAAATGGCACTCTTAAACTAATTTCCCACTTTGCCAAGGGAACCGTATTCTGAGGCAATCGTCAAAGCTCAATGACCTTCACGACAATTAGATAGTTATAAAATGACTCTGATTTGATTGCGTTATCCCTTGAGGCGGTCTAGCAAAgggaaatattttgataatattcaaataatttctcccagTAGAATGTGCTAACCAcaaaaagcactttttaaatgtgtgctGATGGTGGTGACTATAATCTTATATGGGGGCATATACAAAAGAGTATGTCTTCTCCACTTGTACCTTTCTTCTATAGTAACCTTTCCTTTGTACAAATAAGTAACGTGTGGTGTTTGGAGTTTAAGTGCAtacatccagaaaaaaaatttaattt contains these protein-coding regions:
- the TEX50 gene encoding testis-expressed protein 50 — encoded protein: MSIQGIALIFPLLFLCFLRESFCICDGTIWTKVGWEIFPEEMHYLKVKPSPSHCLPYPMNKLCCDFANMDIFQDCLHLMYILAQALFLILSVLSVHYLLVKWKKHKKKLKDKVSLDTFGNDLQSQSLCDIDQILCKLVATTSMMTEYLNQVSHHHLAKKVKHRKPKKKKCEGEVARGY